A DNA window from Rhineura floridana isolate rRhiFlo1 chromosome 11, rRhiFlo1.hap2, whole genome shotgun sequence contains the following coding sequences:
- the TMEM107 gene encoding transmembrane protein 107 isoform X2, with the protein MIRCEQDSNLRRESPLDFKSNALTTRPSQLRQIDDIAISKSQDFITFLVLGERMPLVSGLVPSRFLTLTAHLVIVITIFWSRENNVRASLPLQCTQEEYENQDTEMVVALSVTLGLFAVELAGFLSGVSMFNNAQSLLSLAAHCSASICLSCFVFERWETVTYWYIMGFCSALPAAVEVLLFISVFGLKKKPL; encoded by the exons ATGATACGCTGTGAGCAGGATTCGAACCTACGCAGGGAGTCCCCATTGGATTTCAagtccaacgccttaaccacTCGGCCATCACAGCTTCGTCAAATCGATGATATTGCCATATCTAAAA GCCAGGATTTCATTACCTTTCTGGTGCTGGGAGAGAGAATGCCTTTGGTTAGTGGATTGGTTCCCTCTCGATTCCTGACCCTCACGGCCCATTTGGTCATCGTCATCACCATCTTCTGGTCCAGG GAGAACAATGTCCGAGCTTCCTTACCTCTCCAGTGCACCCAGGAAGAGTATGAGAACCAAGACACAGA GATGGTGGTTGCTCTGTCGGTAACCCTCGGCCTGTTTGCGGTGGAGTTGGCTGGCTTCCTCTCTGGAGTGTCCATGTTCAACAATGCGCAAAGCCTCCTTT CGTTGGCTGCCCACTGCAGCGCCTCCATCTGCCTCTCCTGTTTCGTCTTTGAACGCTGGGAGACGGTTACTTACTGGTACATCATGGGCTTCTGCAG TGCCTTGCCTGCTGCTGTTGAGGTCTTACTTTTCATCTCCGTCTTTGGGTTGAAGAAGAAGCCCCTGTGA
- the TMEM107 gene encoding transmembrane protein 107 isoform X3, translating into MPLVSGLVPSRFLTLTAHLVIVITIFWSRENNVRASLPLQCTQEEYENQDTEMVVALSVTLGLFAVELAGFLSGVSMFNNAQSLLSIGAHASAAVALLFFLFEQWDGSLYWWIFAFCSALPAAVEVLLFISVFGLKKKPL; encoded by the exons ATGCCTTTGGTTAGTGGATTGGTTCCCTCTCGATTCCTGACCCTCACGGCCCATTTGGTCATCGTCATCACCATCTTCTGGTCCAGG GAGAACAATGTCCGAGCTTCCTTACCTCTCCAGTGCACCCAGGAAGAGTATGAGAACCAAGACACAGA GATGGTGGTTGCTCTGTCGGTAACCCTCGGCCTGTTTGCGGTGGAGTTGGCTGGCTTCCTCTCTGGAGTGTCCATGTTCAACAATGCGCAAAGCCTCCTTT CCATTGGTGCACACGCCTCTGCCGCGGTGGCGTTGCTCTTCTTCCTCTTTGAACAGTGGGACGGCAGCCTGTACTGGTGGATCTTTGCTTTTTGCAG TGCCTTGCCTGCTGCTGTTGAGGTCTTACTTTTCATCTCCGTCTTTGGGTTGAAGAAGAAGCCCCTGTGA
- the TMEM107 gene encoding transmembrane protein 107 isoform X1, which produces MIRCEQDSNLRRESPLDFKSNALTTRPSQLRQIDDIAISKSQDFITFLVLGERMPLVSGLVPSRFLTLTAHLVIVITIFWSRENNVRASLPLQCTQEEYENQDTEMVVALSVTLGLFAVELAGFLSGVSMFNNAQSLLSIGAHASAAVALLFFLFEQWDGSLYWWIFAFCSALPAAVEVLLFISVFGLKKKPL; this is translated from the exons ATGATACGCTGTGAGCAGGATTCGAACCTACGCAGGGAGTCCCCATTGGATTTCAagtccaacgccttaaccacTCGGCCATCACAGCTTCGTCAAATCGATGATATTGCCATATCTAAAA GCCAGGATTTCATTACCTTTCTGGTGCTGGGAGAGAGAATGCCTTTGGTTAGTGGATTGGTTCCCTCTCGATTCCTGACCCTCACGGCCCATTTGGTCATCGTCATCACCATCTTCTGGTCCAGG GAGAACAATGTCCGAGCTTCCTTACCTCTCCAGTGCACCCAGGAAGAGTATGAGAACCAAGACACAGA GATGGTGGTTGCTCTGTCGGTAACCCTCGGCCTGTTTGCGGTGGAGTTGGCTGGCTTCCTCTCTGGAGTGTCCATGTTCAACAATGCGCAAAGCCTCCTTT CCATTGGTGCACACGCCTCTGCCGCGGTGGCGTTGCTCTTCTTCCTCTTTGAACAGTGGGACGGCAGCCTGTACTGGTGGATCTTTGCTTTTTGCAG TGCCTTGCCTGCTGCTGTTGAGGTCTTACTTTTCATCTCCGTCTTTGGGTTGAAGAAGAAGCCCCTGTGA